The following proteins are encoded in a genomic region of Palaemon carinicauda isolate YSFRI2023 chromosome 19, ASM3689809v2, whole genome shotgun sequence:
- the Prp16 gene encoding pre-mRNA-splicing factor ATP-dependent RNA helicase PRP16, with protein MSHILAGSSGGGGGLIIRKTKKEDSDGTFKKPGLPVRGSLLGLDKLAALKRKIREDEDLEKKKARNQHNSSSSSSSSDSESDGENEFKDRCQPDRLQNTKRENEHEDRCKPDKPKDEKEDKVKDREYRARYDETPTYTGGVNRDIQSRMMEKQRKQKDKYVHASSKNSREQDGGRGSYNDRKDRRYLDERERDYIYGRGRDRGDRHRYDRRENDRSERREKNRNERRDNDRSERRENDRSERRENDRSERRENDRSERRRNDFSARSDRGNFSERSSGPGDWSERYGRTPRFSDAPETPRIPGVKDTPSHCPWDEDDNTPHKTSSWDLPTPSVHNRSRDSDWSFRSGNRSVRDRNSPGKKSHHQISDKTPLPTPSYKDNVWMSERRNKGEMEFEDEEERERWEEEEKRLDRQWYDMDQGYDDTNNPFSDVSAEYEKRKTEKVEKSKRKMSAKQRQIHKDNELWETNRMLTSGVVQKIDYDEDFEEEFTNRVHILVHNIVPPFLDGRIVFTKQPEPVIPVKDSTSDMAIVSRKGSVAVKARREQRERRKAAKKEWELAGTQLGDLIGVKKEDEKDDRNIEEGETDYKADQKFAEHMKDTGEACSDFAIKKSIKQQREYLPAFAVREELLRIIRENSVVIIVGETGSGKTTQLTQYLHEDGYSEHGMIGCTQPRRVAAMSVAKRVSDEMGTHLGKEVGYAIRFEDCTTEDTIIKYMTDGILLRECLRESDLDNYSAVIMDEAHERSLSTDVLFGLLREVVARRQDLKLIVTSATMDAQKFATFFGEVPVFTIPGRTFPVELFFSRNSVEDYVEAAVKQALQIHLQADEGDILVFMPGQEDIEVTCELIVEKLDEIDNAPQLAVLPIYSQLPSDLQAKIFQRAPNGLRKCVVATNIAETSLTVDGIKYVVDSGYCKLKVFNPRVGMDGLQVYPVSQANANQRLGRAGRTGPGMCYRLYTERQYKDELLATTVPEIQRTNLANVVLLLKSLGVEDLLKFHFMDPPPQDNLLNSQYQLWTLGALDNTGVLTKLGRAMVEFPLDPALSKMLLAGVEMGCSEEILTIVSMLSVPALFYRPKGREEEADAMREKFQVPESDHLTYLNIYRQWRIQKYSMNWCNKHFLHFKALKKVREVRQQLHDIMDQQKLDLISCGMDEDLVRKCICAAYFHQACRLKGIGEYVNLRTGTPCHLHPTSALFGMGYTPDYIVYHELVMTSKEYMQCVTAVEGGWLAEVGDKFYSVNEGGASRIEKRRMAMAHKAAMEAEMDRAQQTLKDRAEEKQRREESSHQQQVYVIGTPRRAQTSARYGF; from the coding sequence ATGTCACACATCTTGGCGGGCTCATCCGGCGGAGGAGGTGGCCTCATCATCCGCAAGACTAAGAAAGAAGACAGCGATGGCACATTCAAGAAGCCAGGCTTGCCCGTGAGAGGGTCCCTGCTGGGGCTAGACAAATTAGCCGCCTTGAAGAGAAAAATACGCGAAGACGAAGACCTGGAGAAAAAGAAAGCCAGGAATCAGCACAACTCGTCCTCATCCTCGTCATCGAGCGACAGCGAAAGTGACGGCGAGAATGAGTTTAAGGACCGATGCCAACCAGACAGGCTGCAAAATACGAAAAGAGAGAATGAGCATGAGGATCGGTGCAAACCGGACAAGccaaaagatgaaaaagaagacaAGGTGAAAGACAGGGAGTACCGAGCCAGGTATGACGAAACGCCGACATACACCGGCGGTGTCAACAGAGACATACAGAGTAGGATGATGGAGAAGCAGAGAAAACAGAAAGATAAGTATGTCCATGCCTCGTCAAAAAACAGCAGAGAGCAAGACGGTGGAAGAGGCTCTTACAATGATCGCAAGGACAGGCGTTACCTAGACGAGAgggaaagggattatatatatggCAGGGGTAGAGACAGAGGTGACAGACACAGGTACGACAGGCGAGAGAACGATCGAAGCGAAAGACGAGAGAAGAACAGAAATGAAAGGCGAGATAACGACAGAAGCGAAAGGCGGGAGAATGACAGAAGCGAAAGAAGGGAGAATGACAGAAGCGAAAGACGAGAGAATGACAGAAGCGAGAGGAGACGTAACGACTTTAGTGCACGGTCCGACAGGGGCAACTTTTCAGAGAGATCATCTGGACCAGGCGACTGGTCTGAGAGATATGGCAGAACTCCCAGGTTCTCGGATGCTCCTGAAACCCCGCGGATACCTGGAGTAAAAGACACTCCGTCGCATTGCCCCTGGGACGAGGACGATAACACTCCACATAAAACGTCGTCGTGGGATTTACCAACTCCGTCAGTGCATAACAGATCTAGAGATTCAGACTGGTCCTTCAGAAGTGGGAACAGATCTGTACGAGACAGAAACTCGCCTGGTAAGAAAAGCCATCACCAGATAAGCGACAAGACACCGTTGCCGACGCCGTCATACAAAGATAACGTCTGGATGTCCGAGAGGCGCAACAAAGGAGAGATGGAGTTTGAGGATGAAGAGGAACGAGAGAGatgggaggaggaagagaagaggcTGGATCGTCAGTGGTACGACATGGATCAAGGTTACGACGACACCAACAATCCGTTCTCTGACGTTTCCGCGGAGTACGAGAAGAGGAAGACTGAAAAGGTGGAAAAGAGCAAGCGAAAAATGAGTGCCAAACAGAGACAGATTCACAAAGATAACGAACTCTGGGAAACCAACAGGATGTTAACCAGCGGCGTCGTTCAGAAAATTGATTACGACgaggattttgaagaagaattcacAAACAGAGTTCATATTCTGGTGCATAACATAGTTCCTCCATTTTTGGACGGTAGGATTGTCTTCACCAAGCAACCAGAGCCGGTGATTCCCGTCAAGGATTCAACTTCAGACATGGCGATCGTGTCGAGGAAAGGGTCGGTGGCAGTGAAGGCCCGTCGCGaacagagagagagaaggaaggcaGCCAAGAAAGAATGGGAGCTTGCAGGGACTCAGCTGGGAGATCTCATCGGAGTCAAGAAGGAAGATGAGAAGGATGACAGGAATATAGAAGAAGGCGAGACTGACTATAAAGCCGATCAGAAGTTTGCCGAGCACATGAAGGACACCGGAGAGGCATGCAGTGACTTCGCCATAAAGAAATCGATCAAGCAGCAGAGGGAGTATCTCCCCGCCTTTGCCGTGAGAGAGGAACTGCTGCGGATCATCAGGGAAAACTCCGTTGTCATTATCGTCGGAGAAACGGGCAGTGGAAAAACGACCCAGTTGACTCAGTACTTGCACGAAGACGGCTATAGTGAGCACGGCATGATCGGCTGTACCCAACCAAGGCGTGTGGCCGCCATGTCTGTTGCCAAGAGAGTTTCTGATGAGATGGGGACACACTTGGGAAAGGAGGTTGGTTACGCCATTCGTTTTGAAGACTGTACCACCGAAGATACAATCATAAAGTATATGACTGATGGTATCCTACTTCGAGAATGCCTGCGTGAAAGTGACCTGGATAATTACAGTGCTGTCATCATGGACGAAGCCCACGAAAGATCGCTCAGTACGGATGTGCTGTTTGGCCTGCTTCGGGAGGTAGTTGCCAGGAGGCAGGATCTTAAACTTATTGTAACTTCAGCCACAATGGATGCGCAAAAATTTGCCACATTCTTCGGCGAAGTACCCGTCTTCACAATTCCTGGCCGTACATTCCCAGTAGAATTATTCTTTTCTCGCAATTCTGTTGAAGATTACGTGGAAGCAGCTGTTAAGCAGGCGCTACAGATTCACCTCCAGGCTGATGAAGGGGACATTCTCGTCTTTATGCCGGGCCAGGAGGATATTGAAGTAACCTGCGAATTGATCGTCGAAAAGCTGGACGAGATTGATAATGCTCCCCAACTAGCCGTCCTTCCCATATATTCACAGCTGCCATCCGATCTTCAGGCGAAGATTTTCCAGCGTGCTCCAAACGGTCTACGCAAATGCGTCGTGGCCACCAACATCGCTGAAACTTCTCTAACTGTCGATGGCATCAAGTATGTAGTCGACTCTGGGTACTGCAAGCTGAAAGTTTTTAATCCTCGAGTGGGTATGGATGGATTGCAGGTGTATCCAGTGTCCCAGGCCAATGCCAATCAGCGGCTTGGAAGAGCCGGCAGAACCGGTCCTGGCATGTGTTACCGGTTGTATACCGAGAGGCAGTATAAGGATGAGCTCCTAGCGACAACAGTCCCCGAAATCCAGAGGACGAATCTGGCTAACGTTGTACTTCTGCTCAAATCCCTCGGAGTTGAAGACCTACTAAAGTTTCATTTCATGGATCCCCCACCTCAGGATAACTTACTGAATTCACAATACCAGTTGTGGACGCTAGGTGCTCTGGACAACACGGGCGTTCTCACAAAGCTGGGCCGTGCAATGGTCGAATTTCCCTTGGATCCGGCGTTATCCAAGATGCTGTTAGCCGGGGTCGAGATGGGGTGTTCTGAAGAGATATTGACTATTGTGTCCATGTTGTCTGTGCCCGCTTTATTTTACCGACCAAAGGGCCGAGAAGAAGAGGCCGATGCCATGCGGGAAAAGTTCCAGGTACCCGAGTCTGACCATCTGACCTATCTCAATATTTACCGCCAGTGGCGCATCCAGAAGTACTCCATGAATTGGTGCAATAAACATTTCCTGCACTTCAAAGCGCTGAAGAAGGTTCGTGAAGTGAGGCAACAGCTCCACGACATCATGGACCAACAGAAGCTCGACTTGATAAGTTGCGGCATGGATGAAGACCTGGTGAGGAAGTGCATCTGCGCAGCCTATTTTCATCAAGCGTGTCGTCTCAAGGGTATCGGAGAATATGTCAATCTCAGGACGGGAACGCCGTGTCACCTGCACCCGACGTCGGCCCTGTTTGGCATGGGATACACTCCGGACTACATAGTGTATCACGAACTGGTCATGACCAGCAAGGAATACATGCAGTGCGTCACGGCCGTCGAGGGTGGCTGGCTGGCGGAAGTCGGCGACAAGTTCTACAGTGTTAACGAGGGTGGAGCATCGCGTATCGAGAAACGTCGCATGGCGATGGCCCACAAAGCAGCCATGGAGGCCGAGATGGACAGGGCACAGCAGACGCTGAAGGATCGTGCCGAAGAAAAACAGAGAAGGGAGGAAtcctcccaccaacaacaggtgtATGTGATAGGCACTCCAAGACGAGCACAGACGTCAGCCCGTTATGGCTTCTAA